In one Achromobacter spanius genomic region, the following are encoded:
- a CDS encoding type VI secretion system Vgr family protein, with protein sequence MPRLSDLRFTFNPASGTAFDVVEFTLDEALSETYRLCLELSSIDPAVDFGTLLDQPALFTIWRGDQAVRHVHGIVTEFVQADTGFRRTRYRVVVEPSLARAALCSDWRIYQHLSVPEILADVIKRQGITDYEQVSTFEHLPREYCVQAGDTNLAFLDRLAAEEGYFYRYAHSEHGHRLIHGDRIYIHGEIAGGPVLYNPMPGGDQAEPALHRFAYAERIRTAVQNQRDYTYTHPRYSQEHSPVATDLAHQDHRYERYDYPGRYKRDEVGKPFTLTRLLGRRRDARVAFVEGDDARLIPGVAFDLTGHPREDWNQGWRPVRMRHHGVQHTSQEEDAAGSEQGTHYHYTAELVPDKVDWKPEPQPKPRLDGPQMATVVGPPNEEIYCDAWGRVKVQFPWDRLGRNDEHSSCWIRVSQNWAGAQWGHMAIPRIGQEVIVQFANGDPDQPLVIGRTFRATNLPPYELPRHNILNTIKSKEHKGNRANELRLDDTSAQISAALMSEHGDTQLHLGYLTHPRPGGGKPRGEGFELRTDEHGALRAAKGLLLSTEAQLQAKGGQLDRSDIVAALESALELARNLGDYAATHEGVPHDAQPQQSLTEAVRNLGHGANNQSAGNGQGDAGAMGLSAPAGIAAATPASIVMTAGAHIDSIAQQHQQISAGEKVVINAGGDLGLFSQSGAMRHIAHQGELLLQAQHNAIRIQADQGAEITSSKQHVLIAADKHITLLCGGAYIKMADGNIELGMPGKLTVKAAQHNFVGPNSASMEFNTWEATPFDDAYVVRDAASLEPLVNTEVELRRGDGALVRVITDAQGRLPKQQDLLMDLVSMRTVTANSVAQENLEENS encoded by the coding sequence TTCGCCGGACGCGCTATCGGGTAGTCGTAGAACCCTCCCTGGCTCGCGCCGCGCTGTGTTCTGACTGGCGCATCTACCAGCACCTGTCAGTACCCGAGATCCTGGCCGACGTCATCAAGCGCCAAGGCATCACCGACTACGAACAGGTCAGCACCTTTGAGCACCTGCCCCGCGAATACTGCGTGCAAGCCGGCGACACCAACTTGGCGTTTCTGGACAGGCTGGCGGCCGAAGAAGGCTACTTCTACCGCTACGCGCACTCGGAACACGGGCACCGCCTGATCCATGGTGACCGCATCTACATCCATGGCGAGATCGCGGGCGGGCCGGTCCTGTACAACCCCATGCCTGGCGGCGACCAGGCCGAACCAGCGCTGCATCGCTTTGCCTACGCCGAGCGCATCCGCACCGCCGTGCAGAACCAGCGCGACTACACGTACACCCATCCGCGCTATAGCCAGGAACATTCCCCGGTCGCCACCGACCTTGCCCACCAGGATCATCGCTACGAACGCTACGACTACCCCGGCCGCTACAAGCGCGACGAAGTGGGCAAGCCGTTCACCCTGACCCGTCTGCTGGGCCGTCGCCGCGATGCGCGCGTGGCGTTTGTCGAAGGCGATGACGCGCGCTTGATCCCCGGTGTCGCCTTCGACCTGACCGGCCACCCGCGCGAAGACTGGAACCAAGGCTGGCGCCCCGTGCGCATGCGCCACCACGGCGTGCAGCACACGAGTCAAGAAGAAGACGCGGCGGGTTCCGAACAAGGCACGCACTACCACTACACCGCCGAACTTGTGCCCGACAAAGTCGACTGGAAGCCCGAGCCCCAACCCAAACCCCGCCTCGATGGTCCGCAGATGGCCACCGTCGTCGGCCCTCCAAATGAAGAAATCTATTGCGACGCCTGGGGCCGTGTGAAGGTGCAGTTCCCCTGGGACCGGCTGGGTCGCAATGATGAACACAGCTCCTGCTGGATCCGCGTGTCGCAAAACTGGGCTGGTGCGCAATGGGGGCACATGGCTATCCCCCGCATCGGACAAGAAGTCATCGTGCAATTCGCAAACGGCGATCCAGACCAACCTTTGGTCATCGGGAGAACGTTCCGCGCCACCAACCTGCCGCCGTATGAACTGCCGCGTCACAACATCCTGAACACGATCAAAAGCAAGGAGCACAAGGGCAACCGCGCCAATGAACTGCGCCTGGACGATACCTCGGCACAGATCAGCGCGGCCTTGATGAGCGAGCACGGGGATACGCAGTTGCACTTGGGGTACTTGACGCATCCGCGTCCGGGCGGTGGCAAACCTCGTGGGGAGGGGTTTGAACTGCGCACCGATGAACACGGCGCATTGCGTGCGGCAAAGGGCCTGTTGTTAAGCACCGAGGCGCAGTTGCAAGCCAAGGGCGGGCAATTGGACCGATCCGATATCGTTGCCGCCTTGGAATCCGCATTGGAATTGGCTCGTAACCTGGGCGACTACGCCGCCACCCACGAAGGCGTACCCCACGACGCGCAGCCCCAACAGTCATTGACCGAAGCAGTACGCAATCTGGGGCACGGCGCCAACAACCAATCCGCCGGCAATGGCCAAGGCGATGCCGGCGCGATGGGCCTAAGCGCCCCAGCCGGCATCGCCGCCGCCACCCCCGCCAGCATCGTGATGACGGCAGGCGCCCATATCGACAGCATCGCCCAGCAGCACCAGCAGATCAGCGCCGGGGAAAAGGTAGTCATCAACGCAGGCGGCGACCTGGGCCTGTTCTCGCAAAGCGGCGCCATGCGCCACATCGCCCACCAAGGCGAACTGCTGCTGCAAGCCCAACACAACGCCATCCGCATCCAGGCCGACCAAGGCGCCGAAATCACCTCCAGCAAACAGCATGTGCTAATCGCCGCCGACAAGCACATCACGCTGCTCTGCGGCGGGGCGTACATCAAGATGGCCGACGGGAATATTGAACTCGGCATGCCGGGCAAGCTGACGGTGAAGGCGGCACAACACAACTTTGTGGGGCCAAACAGCGCGTCGATGGAATTCAACACCTGGGAGGCAACGCCGTTTGACGATGCCTATGTCGTGCGAGACGCCGCCAGCCTTGAACCGCTGGTGAACACAGAGGTGGAACTGCGCCGAGGCGACGGCGCGCTCGTTCGCGTAATCACGGATGCCCAAGGACGTCTGCCCAAGCAGCAGGACCTGTTGATGGACTTGGTCAGCATGCGAACGGTGACGGCCAATTCGGTCGCGCAAGAAAATTTGGAGGAGAACTCATGA